The Leadbetterella byssophila DSM 17132 DNA window TTGTTAGTTTATTTTGTATCCTAGAATAGTCCTAAATTTTATTTTTTAGTTTTAAAATAAAAACAATAATTTTAGCGCAAATTCCTGCAGAGGCAGGCCCATCCATTAATTACCTAAACTATGAAAAAAGACAATTCCAGACGGAGTTTTATTAAAAGCAGTGCCCTTGCGGCGGGGGCTTTCTTTATTGTACCTCGTCATGTTTTAGGAAAAGGTTACACAGCACCTAGTGATAAGCTTAACCTGGCGGCTATCGGAGCCGGTGGAAAAGGTACCAGTGATATTTTTAACGCTTATAATAATGGCGCTAATAATGTTGTGGCACTTTGTGATGTGGACTTTGGTCAGGCGGCTAAGTCTGTAGAAAGATTCCCAAATGCCAAACGTTATAGCGACTTCCGTAAGATGTTTGAGGAGATGGGTAAGAGTATTGATGGTGTGACTATATCAGCTCCGGACCACATTCATGGAATAGCTGCTATGGCCGCTATGCAGAACGGGATACACGTATACGTTCAAAAACCATTAAGCCATAATATTTATGAGACAAGAATGCTGACTGAGGCTGCTAGAAAGTATAAAGTAGTTTCTCAGATGGGTAACCAAGGGGCTTCAAACCCGGGTCAGCAACAAATGATAGAGTGGTTCAACAAAGGATTGATTGGCGATGTAGATACAGTTTATGTATGGACGAACCGTCCGGTTTGGCCACAAGGAATTCCTGTACCTAGCGGTAATCCTGCCTTACCTGAAACCATGAGTAAGGAGAACTGGGATCTATTTATAGGACCAGCTGACTATGTAGACTACCATCCTCTTTATCACCCATTCAAATGGAGAGGTTGGTGGAACTTTGGTACCGGAGCTTTAGGTGATATGGGTTGTCACTTGATTGACCCGCCTTTCCGTGTACTTGAACTAGGTTATCCTACAGAAGTAGAATGTAGCGTAGGTCAGATCTTTATTAAAGACTGGACTCCGGAATATATTCCAGAAGGCTGTCCTCCGTCTTCTCACGTTCAGGTAACCTTCCCTGCTTCGAAAAAGAATAAGAAGAGCATCAAGATGATTTGGACTGACGGAGGTATTCGTCCCTTCCATCCGGATTTGATTCCTGCTGATGATCCTATAGGTGAGGCCGGAAGTGCTAACGGTGTAATGATGATTGGTTCGAAAGGAATTATGACTTGTGGTACTTATGGTTTGGAACCAAAGGTTTACAAGAAAAATGGAGAAGTTTTGACCATGCCAAAAGATTATAAGACTTCTAATAAAAACGAATTGCTTCCAGAATATGGCCACCATGTATCTTGGACAGATGCTATCAAGGCCGGTTTCGGAAGTAAAGAGCATAGAGCATTGACTTCCTCTTTCGACTACTCAGGTCCTTTGACTGAAACAGTTTTAATGGGTAACCTTGCTATTCGTTCCTACCAAATGGCTAAGAAGAATGAGAAAGGTCAATTGAACTTTGATGGTCGCAAAAAGTTACTTTGGGACGGTAAGAACATGAAGATTACAAATTATGATGATGCTAACCAATTTGTAGCAAGAAACTACAGAGACGGTTGGAAGTTGATCTAGTAAACTTTAAGGCTGCCGAAAGGCAGCCTTTTTTATTCCTTCATAAATTCCTCTACTTTTTCTACCATATCCTTGCTTCCGCAGAAGAAGGGTACTCTCTGATGTAAAGAAGTGGGTTCTATATCTAAAATCCGTCTATAGCCATCACTTGCTTTACCTCCTGCCTGTTCAGCTATAAAAGCCATGGGATTACACTCGTAAAGTAAACGTAGCTTGCCATTCGGACTGTTAGTACCTGAAGGATAAATATAAATTCCTCCTTTTAAAAGGTTTCTATGAAAGTCTGAGCACAGGGAACCTATATATCTGGAAGTATAAGGCCTATCACCTTCTACTTCTTGACAATATTTTAAGTATTTTTTTACTCCAGTAGGGAATTTGGAGTAGTTGCCTTCATTTATGGAGTAAATTTTCCCTTTTTCCGGGAACCTCATATCAGGATGAGATAGGAAGAATACGCCTACTCCGGGATTCAAGGTGAATCCATTTACTCCATGTCCGGTAGTGTAGACAAGGATGGTAGAGGTTCCGTAGACTACATATCCGGCCGCCACCTGTTTGTGTCCAGGCTGCAGGAAGTCTTCTAAGGTTACCGGGGTTCCGCTAGGTGTGACCCGACGGTAAATGGAGAAGATAGTGCCTACTGAGACGTTTACATCAATATTGGAGGATCCGTCTAAGGGGTCTATCAATACCACATACTTACTGGAGTCCTGATTCTTGCTGCTCTTGATAGCAATGAAGTCCTCGTTTTCTTCTGAAGCTACTCCACAAACCACCTCTCTTTGGGATAAGGTATTGATGAAAATATTATTAGCGAAAACGTCTAATTTTTGTTGCTTTTCGCCTTGTACGTTTTCTTCCCCATGGTCGCCTAGAATATCTAGTAATCCGGCCATGTTCACGTGGTTGTTGACAATTTTTGTGGCAAGGCGAATGGCACTTAAAATTCGAGAGAGCTCGCCCGTGGCATATTTAAAATGATCCTGACGATCAATGATAAATTCCCCGAGCGTTTGAACGGGTTTTAAAGTCATGATGAGGTTGTTTTTTTACGAAATTACCCCATATTTTGGCAGTAAAAAAGGGAAAGAATTAATAATATATTTTATTAATCCTTTCCCGGAAAAATGCTAAGGTTTTAAGCGAAATTTGTCGTATTTCGAATAAAAATCCTATTTTATATTGTATTCTAAACGCGTAGTGATGGTTGCTGTTTTATGTTTGGAATAGGTATTAAACGAACCTCCCCAGGAGTAGTCTTCAGAGGAGTTTTGGGCAATGATCTGGAAGACTCCCATACTGGCTTTTCTAAGGTCTCCTAACTTTGCATTGGCATTTTTTGCTATCATCTCAGCACGAGAGTTTGCATCTCTAGTAGCTTCAGCGATCATCTCCACTTTGAGTTCCGCTAATTTAGTATAATAGTATTCCGGAGAATTTGAAGAGAACTCTACCCCTTGATTGATAATTTCTGTCACGGATCTGGAAACCTCTTCCACTTTATCCACTTCAGAAGATTCTACCTGTACGGATTGTGTGAGGTTAAATCCGGTAAAAACACTGCGGGCTCTCCCGGTGGACGGATCGTAGTCCGTATTGATATCTCGCATGATATTCACTGCAGAGAAGACCATGTTCTTTTCCGGTATTCCTTTGCTTACCAAATATTTCTTTAAAAGTTCACGATCTTTATCCAGTTCTGCGTATGCTTCTTTTAGGTTAAAACTTTTTCTGCTAAAACTTCCGGACCAAACGATAAGGTCAGAGGTGAAATCCTTCTTACCTAGTCCCGTAACAGTAATGGTGTTTTCACCTTTGTTTCTTTTGATGATGGCATC harbors:
- a CDS encoding Gfo/Idh/MocA family protein yields the protein MKKDNSRRSFIKSSALAAGAFFIVPRHVLGKGYTAPSDKLNLAAIGAGGKGTSDIFNAYNNGANNVVALCDVDFGQAAKSVERFPNAKRYSDFRKMFEEMGKSIDGVTISAPDHIHGIAAMAAMQNGIHVYVQKPLSHNIYETRMLTEAARKYKVVSQMGNQGASNPGQQQMIEWFNKGLIGDVDTVYVWTNRPVWPQGIPVPSGNPALPETMSKENWDLFIGPADYVDYHPLYHPFKWRGWWNFGTGALGDMGCHLIDPPFRVLELGYPTEVECSVGQIFIKDWTPEYIPEGCPPSSHVQVTFPASKKNKKSIKMIWTDGGIRPFHPDLIPADDPIGEAGSANGVMMIGSKGIMTCGTYGLEPKVYKKNGEVLTMPKDYKTSNKNELLPEYGHHVSWTDAIKAGFGSKEHRALTSSFDYSGPLTETVLMGNLAIRSYQMAKKNEKGQLNFDGRKKLLWDGKNMKITNYDDANQFVARNYRDGWKLI
- the fbp gene encoding class 1 fructose-bisphosphatase; translated protein: MTLKPVQTLGEFIIDRQDHFKYATGELSRILSAIRLATKIVNNHVNMAGLLDILGDHGEENVQGEKQQKLDVFANNIFINTLSQREVVCGVASEENEDFIAIKSSKNQDSSKYVVLIDPLDGSSNIDVNVSVGTIFSIYRRVTPSGTPVTLEDFLQPGHKQVAAGYVVYGTSTILVYTTGHGVNGFTLNPGVGVFFLSHPDMRFPEKGKIYSINEGNYSKFPTGVKKYLKYCQEVEGDRPYTSRYIGSLCSDFHRNLLKGGIYIYPSGTNSPNGKLRLLYECNPMAFIAEQAGGKASDGYRRILDIEPTSLHQRVPFFCGSKDMVEKVEEFMKE
- a CDS encoding SIMPL domain-containing protein; amino-acid sequence: MKNYLILAATAIIIAFIGRDAIIKRNKGENTITVTGLGKKDFTSDLIVWSGSFSRKSFNLKEAYAELDKDRELLKKYLVSKGIPEKNMVFSAVNIMRDINTDYDPSTGRARSVFTGFNLTQSVQVESSEVDKVEEVSRSVTEIINQGVEFSSNSPEYYYTKLAELKVEMIAEATRDANSRAEMIAKNANAKLGDLRKASMGVFQIIAQNSSEDYSWGGSFNTYSKHKTATITTRLEYNIK